A single genomic interval of Puntigrus tetrazona isolate hp1 chromosome 1, ASM1883169v1, whole genome shotgun sequence harbors:
- the uso1 gene encoding general vesicular transport factor p115 isoform X4, protein MNYIWEVVGRHPTGQQPTGAETIQKLCDRVASSTLLEDRRDAVRALKSLSKKYRMEVGTMAMDHLVRILQTDRTDTEIVGYALDTLYNIVCSDEEEEPEENQQKQEDDLGTQFTDKFIQEPDNITLLLTLLEEFDFHVRWPGVKLLTALLKSQCAQVQGIILVSPMGVSRLMDLLADSREVIRNDGLLLLQQLTKGNTAIQKIVAFENAFERLLEIIIEEGSSDGGIVVEDCLLLLLNLLKNNSSNQNFFKEGSYIQKMKPWFEVGDDNSGWSAQKVTNLHLMLQLVRVMVSPVNSPGATASCQKAMFQCGLLQQLCTILMATGVPADILTETINTVSEVIRGSEVNQDYFASVNAPSNPPRPAIVVLLMSMVNERQPFVLRCAVLYCFQCFLYKNHKGQGEIVATLLPSTIDANSISAGQLLCGGLFSADSLSNWCAAVALAHALQDNLTQKEQLLRVQLATSLGKPPVSLLQQCTNILSQGSRVQTKVGLLMLLCTWISNCPIAVMHFLHNQDNVPFLTGQISENLGEDERLVQGLCALLLGICIYYNDNSLENYTKEKLKQLIEKRIGKENFVEKLGFITKHELYSRAAQKPQPAFSTPEHMLFDHEFTKLVKELEGMITKAVLRSSEEEKKEEEVKKTLEQHDSIVTQYKELIREQDSQINELKEQVTSMTSQNEKLQNTITQQFSQIQQHKDQYNILKLKLGKDNQQTGSQAEAAHVNGLQPEELSQLREQLEELQRQNQLLHTQMTEKDSLITSLKAEGVSSAEGSTSDVTELQKEVELLKAQLQSQTLEITQLQSERQELQTTAAVPVEDSVYTEKIAELESRLSSQTTEAQKLKGEVKSLLECKEAMEKELASATSTAAIMQAEKSKLQQEVQESKKEQDDLLMLLADQDQKILSLKQKLKDLGETIEDDDDLDSRDQFDDDEDDDEEEEEECDE, encoded by the exons atgaattacatcTGGGAAGTAGTGGGAAGGCATCCAACAGGCCAACAGCCGACTGGAGCAGAAACT ATTCAAAAATTGTGTGACCGAGTGGCTTCATCCACCCTGTTGGAGGACCGAAGAGATGCTGTCCGCGCCCTCAAATCTCTGTCCAAG AAATACCGTATGGAGGTTGGCACGATGGCTATGGACCATTTGGTTCGTATACTGCAGACTGACCG GACAGACACTGAAATCGTAGGTTACGCTTTGGACACTTTGTACAATATTGTTTGCAGTGACGAAGAGGAGGAACCAG agGAGAACCAGCAAAAGCAGGAGGATGATTTGGGAACTCAGTTCACTGACAAGTTCATCCAGGAACCAGATAACATCACGCTTCTCCTCACACTGTTGGAG GAGTTTGACTTCCATGTCCGCTGGCCAGGTGTTAAGCTTCTAACTGCACTTTTGAAAAGCCAGTGTGCTCAGGTCCAAGGCATCATCCTCGTCAGCCCAATGG GAGTGTCCAGGTTAATGGATCTGCTTGCTGACTCCCGAGAAGTTATCCGTAACGAT GGTCTCCTGCTGCTGCAGCAGCTAACCAAAGGAAACACTGCAATTCAGAAAATTGTGGCTTTTGAAAATGCGTTTGAGAGACTTCTTGAAATTATCATAGAGGAGGGTTCAAGTGACGGAG GGATTGTAGTGGAGGATTGTCTCTTATTGCTGCTCAACCTCCTGAAGAACAATAGCTccaatcagaatttttttaaagaaggcTCCTATATCCAAAAGATGAAGCCGTGGTTTGAAGTGGGTGATGACAACTCTGGCTGGTCGGCACAGAAGGTCACCAACCTCCATCTAATGCTACAG TTGGTACGAGTAATGGTTTCTCCAGTGAACTCTCCAGGGGCCACTGCCAGCTGTCAGAAGGCCATGTTCCAGTGTGGTCTCCTCCAGCAGCTCTGCACCATCCTCATGGCCACAGGTGTTCCTGCAGACATCCTTACAGAG ACCATCAATACTGTGTCAGAAGTCATACGTGGCTCTGAAGTGAATCAGGACTACTTTGCATCGGTCAATGCACCATCCAATCCACCAAG GCCCGCGATTGTGGTTCTCCTCATGTCGATGGTGAACGAGAGGCAGCCGTTTGTTCTCCGCTGTGCTGTACTTTATTGCTTCCAATGCTTCCTGTACAAGAACCATAAAGGACAGGGGGAGATTGTAGCCACGCTGCTGCCCTCCACTATAGATG CTAACTCTATCTCAGCAGGACAGTTACTGTGTGGAGGTCTGTTCTCAGCAGACTCTCTGTCAAACTGGTGTGCCGCTGTGGCTCTTGCTCATGCGCTGCAGGATAACCTCACCCAGAAAGAACAGCTGCTACGGGTACAATTAGCCACCAGCCTCGGCAAGCCACCCGTTTCCCTTCTCCAGCAATGCACCAACATCCTGTCCCAG GGCAGTAGGGTGCAGACGAAGGTCGGCCTCCTCATGTTGCTCTGCACCTGGATCAGCAACTGTCCAATAGCTGTCATGCACTTCCTGCACAATCAAGACAATGTTCCCTTT CTGACAGGTCAAATCTCAGAAAACCTGGGTGAAGATGAGCGACTGGTTCAGGGTCTCTGTGCTCTGTTGTTGGGCATTTGTATCTACTATAATGACAACAGCTTAGAGAATTACACAAA AGAAAAGCTAAAGCAGTTGATTGAGAAGCGCATAGGTAAAGAAAACTTTGTGGAGAAGCTGGGCTTTATAACCAAACACGAACTGTATTCTCGTGCTGCTCAGAAACCTCAGCCAGCCTTTTCCACCCCTGAACACATGCTGTTTGATCACGAGTTCACCAAACTGGTTAAAGAATTGGAAG GTATGATAACAAAAGCAGTGCTTAGGTCAAGCgaggaagagaaaaaggaagaagagGTGAAGAAAACACTAGAACAGCATGACAGCATTGTAACCCAGTACAAAGAGTTGATTAGAGAACAG GACTCTCAAATAAACGAGCTGAAGGAGCAAGTAACATCAATGACTTCCCAGAATGAAAAGCTGCAGAACACCATAACACAGCAGTTCTCTCAGATCCAGCAGCACAAGGATCAGTACAACATCCTCAAACTCAAACTAG GTAAAGATAATCAGCAGACGGGTAGTCAGGCAGAGGCAGCACACGTGAACGGCCTGCAACCAGAGGAGCTGAGCCAACTCCGAGAACAACTTGAGGAACTGCAGAGACAAAACCAGCTGCTGCACACACAGATGACCGAAAAGGACTCTCTAATAACCAGCCTG AAAGCTGAAGGAGTATCATCAGCAGAGGGGTCAACTTCAGATGTCACAGAATTACAGAAG GAGGTGGAGTTGCTGAAAGCCCAGCTGCAGAGCCAGACCTTAGAGATCACACAACTACAGAGTGAAAGACAGGAGCTGCAAACCACA GCTGCAGTTCCAGTAGAAGACAGTGTCTACACAGAGAAGATTGCAGAGTTAGAGAGCAGGCTCTCTTCTCAGACAACAGAGGCACAAAAGCTCAAG gggGAAGTAAAATCTCTCCTGGAGTGTAAGGAAGCCATGGAGAAAGAGCTTGCTTCAGCCACGAGCACAGCTGCCATCATGCAGGCGGAGAAGAGCAAGCTGCAGCAGGAAGTGCAGGAGTCCAAGAAGGAACAGGATGATCTTCTCATGCTACTCGCTGACCAGGACCAGAAGATTCTGAGCTTGAAACAGAAACTCAAGGACTTGGGAGAGACG ATTGAAGATGATGACGATTTGGATTCAAGGGACCAgtttgatgatgatgaggatgatgacgaagaggaggaagaagagtgtgatgaataa